One part of the Paraglaciecola sp. L3A3 genome encodes these proteins:
- a CDS encoding sulfatase, producing MRAKQNRQTFQLSLKIIVLPLSIFSLSACSLLSYVTATKSVTTQKRPNILFIMSDDHAYQAISAYGSKLIDTPNIDRLAKQGMRFTNASVTNSICAPSRATILTGKHTHINGKIDNRMPFDDSQQTFPQIFQKNGYQTAMFGKLHFGNNPKGVDDFMILPGQGDYINPDFVTKQGTVRKQGYVTDIITDETLKWLKQDRDESKPFMLAYLHKAPHRSWWPRADKFAEYYGKQFPLPETLFDDYATRGAAAKTAEMTISHFMLPVKDTKVSADRYDPRYEPYVDARDNIGVFERQYTNRATPEQKIEYEKVLSQIAKDYNQNWPTMTDKEKTIWKYQRYMQDYLATISSVDDNIGRVLDYLDESGLAENTLVVYTSDQGFFLGEHGWFDKRFAYQESMKTPLLVRWPAKIKGNQVSDELVQNLDYAQTFLDAAGIAQPSDMQGQSFLPLLTGETHKWHRNGVYYHYYEYPGAHEVKRHYAIMTKQYKLIHFYHDVDEWELFDLKKDPSELDNVYQHRDYQQVVKSLKQELNELRNEYKDSTELAQQFIHKTKNWTNNKNKKSSKH from the coding sequence ATGAGAGCAAAACAAAATAGACAAACTTTTCAGTTGTCACTCAAAATAATTGTATTACCCCTGAGCATATTCAGTTTGTCTGCATGTTCATTATTATCATACGTAACTGCGACCAAGTCAGTTACAACGCAAAAAAGACCCAATATATTATTTATTATGTCAGATGATCATGCCTATCAGGCAATTAGTGCTTATGGCTCAAAGTTAATAGATACTCCGAATATAGATAGACTTGCCAAGCAAGGCATGCGTTTTACTAACGCCAGTGTGACCAATTCAATATGTGCACCTTCAAGAGCCACTATACTGACAGGCAAACATACCCATATAAATGGCAAGATAGATAACCGCATGCCATTTGATGACAGTCAGCAAACCTTCCCACAAATTTTTCAGAAAAATGGTTATCAAACAGCTATGTTTGGTAAGTTACATTTTGGTAATAATCCGAAAGGTGTCGATGACTTTATGATTTTGCCAGGGCAGGGCGATTACATTAATCCTGACTTTGTGACTAAACAAGGTACTGTGCGAAAACAAGGTTATGTTACAGACATTATTACTGATGAAACGCTAAAATGGTTGAAACAAGACAGGGACGAATCAAAGCCTTTTATGTTGGCCTATCTGCACAAAGCCCCTCATCGTTCTTGGTGGCCTAGAGCGGATAAATTTGCAGAGTATTATGGTAAACAATTTCCTTTACCAGAGACTTTGTTTGATGATTATGCAACTCGCGGTGCTGCCGCTAAAACTGCAGAAATGACCATTAGTCATTTTATGTTGCCAGTAAAAGATACCAAAGTTTCTGCTGACCGTTATGATCCTCGCTACGAGCCCTATGTTGATGCTAGAGATAACATAGGCGTATTTGAAAGACAATATACCAATAGGGCAACCCCCGAACAAAAAATTGAATACGAAAAAGTACTGAGTCAAATCGCCAAAGACTATAACCAAAACTGGCCTACTATGACCGATAAAGAAAAGACCATATGGAAGTACCAAAGGTACATGCAAGACTATTTAGCCACTATTTCATCTGTAGATGACAATATCGGTAGGGTTTTAGATTATTTAGATGAATCTGGATTAGCCGAAAACACCCTAGTAGTTTATACATCTGACCAAGGATTTTTCTTAGGAGAGCATGGTTGGTTTGACAAACGTTTTGCCTATCAAGAGTCAATGAAAACTCCTTTATTAGTACGTTGGCCAGCAAAAATTAAAGGCAATCAAGTCTCTGATGAATTGGTGCAAAATTTAGATTATGCGCAAACTTTTTTAGACGCTGCAGGCATAGCACAACCCAGTGATATGCAAGGCCAAAGTTTTTTGCCTTTGTTAACCGGTGAAACACATAAGTGGCACCGTAATGGGGTTTATTATCATTATTACGAATACCCTGGTGCCCATGAGGTGAAACGCCATTACGCTATTATGACCAAACAATATAAGTTGATTCATTTCTATCATGATGTGGATGAATGGGAATTATTTGACTTGAAAAAAGATCCAAGTGAGCTGGATAACGTTTATCAGCACCGAGATTATCAGCAAGTAGTGAAGTCTCTTAAACAAGAGTTAAATGAATTACGCAACGAATATAAAGATTCAACGGAACTCGCACAGCAGTTTATTCATAAAACTAAAAATTGGACCAATAATAAAAATAAAAAATCATCAAAACATTGA
- a CDS encoding FAD-dependent oxidoreductase produces the protein MYQEKVSKNTRTNRQVTLNTDFVVVGGGLAGACAAISAARSGAKVVLVQDRPVLGGNASSEVRLWALGATSHMGNNNRWSREGGLIDEIMLENLRANKDGNPLIFDAILLDKVVSEENITLLLNTAAYSVSKIDDNNIESVHAFCSQNSTHYSISAPIFSDCSGDGIIAFNAGAAFRIGSEGKDEFNELLAPDQANADLLGHSLFFYSKDAGTPVEYKAPSFAYSQEEIAAIPRSKNIGGKDSGCKFWWLEFGGILDTIHETEEIKWELWKIVYGIWDYIKNSGKFEDVENLTLEWVGTVPGKRESRRFEGEYMITQNDIVEQTQFDDAFSFGGWAIDIHPAEGVYSQKPPCSQYHSKGVYQIPYRCFLSRDIHNLYLGGRIISATHMAFGSTRVMITCAHGGQAIGEAAAMCGELNQTPKALLAPELMTQLQNRLNAKGHGLAGIPLAKSSCLLAADIKASSSLLLQEYTGEGDWLSLAQSVAQLLPFSAGFAPNFTVQLQAEQDTTISCELRVSSKAENYTPDVICKTLTLELKAGEQTVTLDFSNIKLADQYGFLTFLANDKAQIKTSNQLVTGTMSVFNKVHKAVSNNGKQIAPENSGVEEFEFWTPERRPKGQNLAMQISPGLNGFDVANLTNGHLRPWLKSNAWVADLSDKAPKLTLSWSEKQTLKGVKLHFDTDSDHALETVLMVHPEKRIPYCVANYKITLDDGTVLFSTSDNYQSINVIEFDQPVSTDKLVIELSHPSQNVPASVFEIEVL, from the coding sequence ATGTACCAAGAAAAAGTAAGTAAAAATACCCGCACAAATAGACAAGTAACATTAAACACTGATTTTGTCGTTGTCGGTGGTGGCTTAGCCGGCGCTTGTGCCGCTATTTCTGCTGCTCGATCTGGAGCAAAAGTAGTACTTGTCCAAGATCGTCCTGTCCTAGGTGGAAATGCATCTAGTGAGGTTCGTCTGTGGGCTTTAGGCGCCACTTCTCATATGGGCAACAACAATCGTTGGTCTAGGGAAGGTGGGCTTATTGATGAAATCATGTTAGAGAACTTAAGAGCCAACAAAGACGGTAACCCTCTAATATTTGATGCCATCTTATTAGATAAAGTAGTATCTGAAGAAAATATTACTTTATTACTCAATACAGCTGCATATTCTGTGTCTAAAATCGATGATAATAATATTGAAAGTGTGCATGCATTTTGTAGCCAAAACTCTACCCATTATTCTATTTCTGCTCCAATCTTTTCTGATTGCAGTGGGGATGGAATCATTGCCTTTAATGCAGGAGCCGCTTTTAGAATTGGCAGTGAAGGTAAAGATGAGTTTAATGAATTATTAGCACCTGACCAAGCCAATGCCGATTTATTAGGCCACTCATTATTTTTTTATAGTAAAGATGCAGGCACACCTGTTGAATACAAAGCCCCTTCTTTCGCATATAGCCAAGAAGAAATTGCAGCTATCCCCAGAAGCAAAAATATTGGCGGTAAAGACAGTGGTTGTAAGTTCTGGTGGTTAGAGTTTGGTGGTATTTTAGACACCATCCACGAAACAGAAGAAATAAAATGGGAGCTATGGAAAATAGTTTACGGAATTTGGGACTATATTAAAAATAGTGGCAAGTTTGAAGATGTTGAAAACCTTACCCTTGAATGGGTAGGTACAGTTCCTGGTAAGCGTGAAAGTCGTCGTTTTGAAGGTGAATATATGATCACACAAAATGACATTGTCGAGCAAACACAGTTTGACGATGCTTTCTCTTTTGGTGGCTGGGCTATCGATATTCACCCTGCAGAAGGGGTATACAGTCAGAAGCCGCCTTGCAGCCAATACCATTCTAAAGGTGTGTATCAAATACCTTACAGATGTTTTTTAAGCCGTGATATCCATAATTTATATTTAGGTGGACGTATTATTAGTGCCACACATATGGCTTTTGGTTCGACACGTGTGATGATCACTTGCGCTCATGGCGGTCAAGCCATAGGTGAGGCTGCCGCTATGTGTGGTGAGCTAAACCAAACTCCTAAGGCATTGTTAGCTCCTGAGTTAATGACACAACTGCAAAATAGACTGAATGCTAAAGGTCATGGTTTAGCTGGTATCCCTTTAGCTAAATCTAGCTGTTTATTAGCGGCCGACATAAAAGCTTCTAGCAGTTTGCTGTTGCAAGAATATACAGGCGAAGGTGATTGGTTAAGTTTGGCTCAATCAGTTGCCCAGCTGTTACCTTTCTCTGCTGGTTTTGCGCCTAATTTTACCGTGCAATTACAAGCCGAGCAGGACACTACTATTAGTTGTGAGTTAAGAGTTAGTTCGAAAGCTGAAAATTATACGCCTGACGTGATCTGTAAAACCTTGACCCTTGAGCTAAAAGCCGGAGAACAAACTGTCACACTGGATTTCTCAAATATAAAACTGGCGGATCAATATGGGTTTCTAACATTCTTAGCCAATGACAAGGCGCAAATCAAAACCTCTAATCAATTAGTGACAGGCACTATGAGTGTATTTAATAAAGTACACAAAGCTGTTTCAAATAATGGAAAACAAATTGCACCTGAAAATAGTGGGGTTGAAGAGTTTGAATTTTGGACACCAGAACGTCGTCCTAAAGGACAGAATTTAGCGATGCAAATTTCACCTGGATTGAATGGTTTTGATGTTGCAAATTTAACTAATGGTCATTTGAGACCTTGGTTGAAAAGCAATGCTTGGGTAGCAGATTTATCTGATAAGGCACCTAAACTAACTTTATCTTGGTCTGAAAAACAAACATTGAAAGGAGTCAAGCTACATTTTGATACTGATTCTGATCATGCTTTGGAAACGGTATTAATGGTACATCCAGAAAAACGTATACCTTATTGCGTGGCAAATTATAAAATCACACTTGATGATGGTACGGTATTATTTTCGACTAGCGATAATTACCAAAGTATAAATGTAATTGAATTTGACCAGCCCGTATCCACTGATAAATTAGTTATAGAATTATCTCATCCATCACAAAACGTACCTGCCAGTGTGTTTGAAATTGAGGTGCTTTAA
- a CDS encoding IclR family transcriptional regulator: MSGAPKAQLNQSLIDGIATLQELALSSDPIGCRELARRLKMDPTRVNRLLQTLEYIGIARKTAKRKYAPGPGMHVLSAQSLFASGLINHAIDPLESLKKFGHIVALGMLWRDHVSYLYHALPGMPSEQALGRIGLYPASSGGIGMAILSTLSDEKIQETYEHHAVIPSYPDGIEELMIQINKIRTNGYAFVETLDKDHFTVAIPVGEPAFCAIGISGWIPEASVKEIYTELKKVADEISDLTH, translated from the coding sequence ATGTCCGGTGCCCCCAAAGCTCAGTTAAATCAAAGTCTTATAGATGGTATAGCTACATTGCAAGAGCTTGCTTTATCAAGTGATCCCATAGGTTGTCGTGAACTTGCAAGGCGACTTAAAATGGATCCAACTAGGGTAAATCGTTTATTACAAACCCTAGAATATATTGGTATTGCCCGTAAAACAGCTAAACGTAAATATGCGCCAGGTCCCGGCATGCATGTATTGTCAGCACAAAGTTTATTTGCATCTGGTCTCATTAATCATGCTATAGACCCATTAGAGTCTTTAAAAAAGTTTGGCCATATTGTTGCTTTAGGTATGTTATGGCGTGACCACGTCAGTTATCTATACCATGCTTTGCCAGGTATGCCTTCGGAACAAGCTTTAGGTAGAATAGGTTTATATCCGGCCAGTTCTGGTGGTATTGGTATGGCTATTTTATCAACATTAAGTGATGAAAAAATCCAAGAAACCTATGAACATCATGCTGTCATTCCTTCTTACCCTGATGGTATAGAAGAATTAATGATCCAAATAAATAAAATCCGAACGAATGGTTATGCTTTTGTTGAAACCTTAGATAAAGATCATTTTACTGTGGCTATACCTGTAGGCGAACCGGCTTTTTGTGCGATTGGTATATCAGGCTGGATCCCGGAAGCATCAGTAAAAGAGATTTATACTGAATTGAAAAAAGTAGCTGATGAGATCAGTGATCTCACCCATTAA
- a CDS encoding sulfatase: MSCSRYIKSANYQSFILMIALLSLVSCSAVPAQVNSTDKVLKPNFVWIISEDNSPQYLRLYNPEFGAVMPNVEQMAKQGITYDNAYSNAPVCSTARSTLALGVYPAQAGTMHHRAFVKAKYKSGLKSIYQLMKDAGYYVTNNAKTDFNFSNFDSIDFSASSPSASWKNRKNNQAFFHIKTLNTTHESKLMFPASDMVNKPTQHDPSKVKLALFHPDTELFRYMHARYLDLHQKLDEQIGEILTELEEAGELENTFVFYFGDHGGVLPGSKSFANESGIKIPLVVRIPENYQHLVTNSTVKNSRSDDFVSFVDMAPTLLHLSGLRKSNLHSGQAFLGRDLAAKNKYVFAYADRFGERYDLVRTLRVGDLKYVRNYLPMNPLGLEQNYRYKNVAYQQWRNLYKSGQLNGIQSAFFQPKDTEALYDLSNDPEELHNLAKEPQYQKDLRNLRQQLQQQVKSIADLGFVSEAHLERYEYLDSLQLGNDLHTKINKMIEAADLMLLPFDQARSQLMKNITIGSENEQYWSLVALSYFAEQANELTPQIKLLLKQPNTSDLVKARAIEFMTRTGQMDPVSALTSLIENSQQQLEALEIMNIAASLHDTLGYEFDISARPEWSSLPIKSAVDYTTKSYQNGSVKARIEYLKTPWSSDLVKLKNKNINKNPVQDPIDVIPSNSQVEVSL; the protein is encoded by the coding sequence AATAGTACTGATAAAGTACTAAAACCAAATTTTGTGTGGATCATTTCTGAAGACAACTCGCCCCAATACTTACGTTTATATAACCCTGAATTTGGGGCCGTTATGCCTAATGTTGAACAGATGGCAAAACAGGGGATTACCTATGACAATGCCTATTCAAACGCCCCCGTATGTTCTACTGCTCGTAGTACTTTAGCTTTAGGTGTTTATCCTGCTCAAGCTGGCACTATGCATCACAGAGCATTTGTTAAGGCCAAATACAAAAGTGGCCTAAAATCCATTTATCAGTTAATGAAGGACGCTGGCTATTATGTGACTAATAATGCTAAAACTGACTTCAACTTTTCTAATTTCGACAGCATTGATTTTTCGGCATCCAGCCCCTCAGCCAGCTGGAAAAATCGGAAAAATAATCAAGCCTTTTTTCATATCAAAACCCTAAACACTACCCATGAGTCAAAACTTATGTTTCCTGCCTCTGATATGGTAAACAAACCTACACAACATGATCCGTCTAAAGTGAAGTTGGCTTTGTTTCATCCCGATACAGAATTGTTTCGTTATATGCACGCTCGCTATCTAGATCTACATCAAAAGTTAGATGAACAAATTGGAGAAATACTCACAGAGTTAGAAGAGGCTGGGGAGTTGGAAAATACTTTTGTATTTTATTTTGGCGATCACGGAGGGGTATTGCCCGGCTCTAAAAGTTTTGCCAATGAATCGGGTATAAAAATTCCTTTAGTCGTGCGGATCCCAGAAAATTACCAACATCTAGTGACTAACTCCACAGTAAAAAACTCGCGCTCTGATGATTTTGTCAGCTTCGTTGATATGGCGCCTACTTTATTGCATCTGTCTGGTTTGAGAAAATCAAACCTGCACAGTGGCCAAGCCTTTCTAGGAAGAGATCTTGCTGCTAAGAATAAATATGTGTTTGCTTATGCTGACCGTTTTGGCGAGCGATATGATTTAGTGAGAACCTTACGTGTGGGTGATCTTAAATATGTTCGTAATTATTTGCCGATGAATCCTTTGGGATTAGAGCAAAATTATCGTTACAAAAATGTGGCTTATCAGCAATGGCGAAATTTATATAAATCAGGTCAACTGAATGGGATTCAATCTGCTTTTTTTCAACCAAAGGATACAGAAGCACTTTATGATTTATCTAATGATCCAGAAGAGTTGCACAACTTAGCGAAGGAGCCTCAGTACCAAAAGGATTTACGAAATCTTCGTCAGCAATTGCAGCAACAGGTAAAATCAATTGCTGATTTAGGTTTTGTGTCTGAGGCTCATCTTGAACGCTATGAATATCTTGATAGCTTACAGTTAGGAAATGATTTACATACCAAAATCAATAAAATGATTGAGGCGGCTGATTTAATGTTACTGCCATTTGACCAGGCTAGGTCACAACTGATGAAAAATATAACTATTGGCTCTGAAAATGAACAATACTGGTCATTAGTTGCATTAAGTTATTTTGCAGAGCAAGCCAATGAATTAACCCCTCAGATTAAACTTTTATTAAAACAACCTAATACCAGTGATTTGGTGAAAGCCAGAGCAATAGAATTTATGACTCGAACTGGACAAATGGATCCAGTCTCTGCTTTAACTTCATTGATTGAAAATTCACAACAGCAATTAGAAGCGCTAGAAATAATGAATATAGCTGCCTCATTACACGATACTTTGGGCTATGAATTTGATATTTCTGCTCGACCTGAGTGGAGTAGTTTACCGATTAAATCAGCTGTTGATTACACTACTAAATCCTATCAAAACGGCTCAGTTAAAGCTCGAATCGAATATTTAAAAACACCATGGAGCAGTGACTTGGTGAAGCTAAAAAATAAAAACATTAATAAGAATCCGGTACAAGATCCCATAGATGTTATTCCTTCCAATTCCCAAGTTGAGGTGTCGTTATAA